TCGCAACCTGGGCGCTCGGGGGCTCAACCTCTACCGGTACGTCATCGCGCCGGCCGCCCTTCCGGCGATCGTCGCCGGGCTCAAGCAGGGCTGGGCGTTCTCCTGGCGCAGCCTGATGGCCGGTGAGCTGATCGTGGTCGGCATCTCGCAGACTTCGCTCGGCGCGCAGCTGACCTACTCCCGCGAACTGTCCGACGCACCCTGGCTGCTCTCCACCATGATCGTCATCCTGGTGCTCGGCCTCGGCGTGGATGCCGCCTTCGGCGCGGCGGACAAGGCGATCCGGCGGCGCTGGGGCGTGCTCGACCAGGCGGGCAACTGACCCGTGTACGTCTCCGCGCGCAGCGACTACGCGCTCCGGGCGATGCTCGCCGTCGCCGCCGCCAGTCGCGGCGGCGGCGGGAGCGGAGGCGGTGAGTTGGTGAAGGCGGCCAGCCTGGCCGAGGTGCAGGACATCCCGCTCAGCTTCCTGCAGGGCATCCTGCTCGACCTGCGCCGAGCCGGTCTGCTGCACAGCCATCGGGGCGCCGACGGCGGGTACGCGCTGACCCGCCCAGCCGACGGGATCACCGTCGGGGACGTGTTACGGGCGGTCGGCGGTTCGCTCACCACGGTGCGCGGCCTGCCGGCCGAGCGCGCCGGCTACCACGGTGTGGCCGCCGGGCTGACCGACGTCTGGCTGGCGGTGCACGGGGCGATCGCCACGGTGGTCGACAGCACCACCCTGGCCGACCTGCTCACCCGCAACTCGACCGACCACGCCCCCACCACCTCGTGAAACGACGGAGGTGATGTGGTCGGGTCGGTGCCCCGCCGACCCGACCACATCACGTACCGATCCTGACCGGGCCTGCCCCTCCGCCGGCACCGGTCGGCCGGTCGCTGCTCAACCCACGTGTGCGACCGCCGGGCCGGAGCCCTGGTCGCCAGGGCCGTGCAGCTCCACCAGACCGGCGGGAGCGTTACCCGCCGGGGTGGCGTGCCAGGGTGCGAAGGCCGCAACCATGGCGAGCAACAGCCCGGCGAGCGCGACCGCGACCACCAGGATCAGTTCGCGTAGTGCACCCGAGCCGGCTTCGCCCGCCATGGTCACCCCTCCCGTGCCGGGCCCCCCGCCCGGCTTTCCCCCGGTGGTCAGCCTTGACCACGGTCAGCCATGACGCAGTCGGCCAGCCGACCGAGCAGAGGCTGATTACCGACTCAGAAGTCTGGCCGGCCAGGGCCGAAGACAGACCGACCCGCCTCGCCGAAGCGGGGCGGGTCGGTCGAGGCGCGGAAGATCAGACGGTACGGGGGCGGCGCGGACGGCGGGACCGACCCGACGCCCGGTGCGTCGGGCGGGCGCCGCCATCGGTGGCAGTGCCACCGACACCGCGTCCCCCACGAGCGGCGGGAGCCGGCGGCGCGACGATGGTCACCGGCACCCCGGACGGCTCACGCGCACCGGTGACCCGGGCCAACGCCTCGCCATCGGAGCGCACCTGGACCGACTCGGGCCGGATGCCGGCGGTGGCCATCAGTCGGGACATGTCCCGACGCTGCTCGGGCAGGACCAGGGTGACCACAGAGCCGGACTCGCCGGCCCGGGCGGTACGGCCGCCCCGGTGCAGGTAGTCCTTCGCCTCGGTCGGCGGGTCCACGTTGACGACCATGTCCAGGCCGTCCACGTGAATGCCCCGAGCCGCGACGTCGGTGGCGACCAGAGCGGTCACCTGGCCGTTGCGGAACTGCTCCAGGATCCGGGTGCGCTGCGGCTGGGACTTGCCGCCGTGCAGTGCGGCCGCGCGTACGCCCTTGGACAGCAACTGACGGGCAAGGCGGTCGGCGCGGTGCTTGGTGCCCATGAACAGGATGGTGCGGCCCTCACGGGCGGCGATCCGGGTCAACGCGTCGGGCTTGTCCAGGGCGTCGACGTGCAGCACGTGGTGGGTCATCGCCGTCACGGTGGCGGTGCCCGGGTCGACCGAGTGGGTGACCGGGTTGCTCAGGAAGCGGCGGACCAGCCGGTCCACACCACCGTCCAGAGTGGCGGAGAAGAGCATCCGCTGGCCCTGCGGCGCGACCTGCTCCAGCAGCTTGGTGACCTGCGGCAGGAAGCCCATGTCGGCCATCTGGTCGGCCTCGTCCAGCACGGTGATCTCGACCTGGTCGAGCCGGGCGTCGCCGCGGTTGATCAGGTCGTGCAGCCGGCCGGGGGTGGCGACAACCACCTCGGCGCCGGCGCGCAGAGCGTCGGCCTGCCGCTGCAACGACAGCCCGCCGACGACGGTGGTGCAGCGCAGCCCGACAGCGCGGGCGTACGGGGCGAGCGCGGTGGTGACCTGCTGGGCCAGCTCACGGGTCGGCACCAGCACCAGGGCGAGCGGGCGACCCGGCCGGGCCTTACGGCCGGCGGTGCGGGACAGCAGCGCAAGCCCGAAGGCGAGGGTCTTGCCGGAGCCGGTACGACCCCGGCCCAGCACGTCGCGGCCGGCGAGCGAGTCGGGCAGCGTCGCCGACTGGATCGGGAACGGCTCGTTGATGCCCTGCGCGGTCAACGCGGTGAGCAGCGCCGGTGCCAGCCCGGTATGAGCGAAAGAAGGAATAACTGTGGTCATGCGGGAGCCTTCCTCGACGCGGCACGTGTCGAGGGAGGGCGCCGAAGTCGGCGCTGTCACCGGCGGCAAAAAGGCAGCCAGGACTCACAAGCACGAACCGATTGGAGTACGGGCCGGCCCGCCACCGGGCCGTCACCTGCGGAGGCAGGCGACGGCGAGGCGGGCCGGTCCCGTCACCGTCACACCCGGAGGGCGCGACAGGTAATGCTGACCGATCCGAAGATCAGAGCGGGCGGATGTTCTCCGCCTGCGGGCCCTTCTGGCCCTGGGTCACCTCGAACTCGACCCGCTGGTTCTCGTCCAGGCTCCGGTAGCCGGAGGACTGGATCGCCGAGAAGTGGGCGAAGACGTCAGCGCCGCCGCCGTCGGGGGTGATGAAGCCGAAGCCCTTGTCAGCGTTGAACCACTTCACGGTGCCAATAGCCATGTGTTTCGTCTCCTTGACGGAACGTCGGACTCGCACTTGTTGCGTGCCCGAAGAGGAGCGCTCCGCGCGGGGATGCGCGAATCGCCTGTCGCTTCTGGTCGCCCCGCCCGGAGAACTCCGGACACAACAAAGAGCGCCTGGGGCCACAATCCCGCCAGGCGCACACAGAGTCTCTGGTAACCAAAACTGCAACCCGGTCAACGTATCATGGTTTTCCCGCCAGCGGTCAAGCTTGGGCGGAATCTTCGGGCAACTGGGCGATCATGGCCGTGAGCCCCGTCACATCCAGCAGATCGGCGGGCCGAACCGTCACGCCGTGCCGGACGTAGTGGAAGGCCGCGCCCACCCGGTCGACCGGCACACCAGCCAGCTCCGCCCAGGCCAACCGGTACACCGCCAACTGCACGGCGGCCACGTCAGCCGCCGGCCCGGTCGGCTGCGCGCCGGTCTTCCAGTCGACCACGTCGAACCGCCCACCCGGTCGGGCGAAGACCGCGTCCATCCGCCCCCGCACCACCACTCCGGCGATCACCGTGGCGAACGGCACCTCCACCTCCACCGGTGACCGGTCGGCCCACTCGCTGGCCAGGAACCGCTCCTGCAACTCGACCAGCGCCTCGTCGGGCGCGGCATCCGCGTCGGCCGCACCGGGCAACTCGTCCAGGTCCAGCAGGCGGTCGGCGCCGAAGCGCTGCTCCAACCAGGCATGGAACGCGGTGCCGCGACGGGCGTACGGGTTGGGCTCGGTCGGCACCGGACGGCGCAGCGTACGGGCCAGCCCGGCCGGATCACGCCGCAACGCCACCAGCTGGGTGACGCTCAACTGCCCGGGCAGGGCCACCTCGACCGCACCGGAGAGCCTGGTCAGCTCGGCCCGTTCGGCCAGCAGCAGATCCGCCTCGCGCTGCCAGCGCGCGACCTCCGGGTCCACCTCCGGCTCGACGGTCACCATCGGCCCGTCCACCACCGAGCCGACCGGCCCGGCGACCACCGAGGCCGGCCCGTCGGTCATCAGGCGACGCACCAACCCGGCCGCCTCGGCCAGTGCCGGCCGGCGACCACCCAACGGGTCGGCCGGCCACTCCGCGCGGAGCACCACCTCGGCCGTCGGGTTCGTCGCATCCGGGGTCGGCTCCGGCGCCCACACGTCGATCAGGTGCCCCGGCCCGCCGTCGAGGCAGGCGTCGTACACCTCACGCAGGAAGACCGACGGACCTCGTGGCCGCTTCGTGCCCTCACCCCACCAGTAGCCGGAGCAGAGCAGCAGCCGGCGCGGCCGGGTGACCGCCACGTACGTCAGCCGGCGTTCCTCCCGCTCGTCGTGGGCCCGCCAGGCGTCGGTGAAGTCGGTCACCGCCCGGGCTACCGCCCGCTGGTCGGCCGCCTCGTCGAGCGCCAGCTCGGGCAACCCGTCGGCGTCGCCGCGCAGCGGGAACGGCAGCACCCCGAGCCCACCCAACCAGTGGTCGGAGTTGCGGACCGGACCCGGCCACAGCCCACGGCTCAGCCCGGCCACGGCCACCACGTCCCACTCCAGGCCCTTGGCGGCGTGCGCGGTGACCACCTGCACCGCGCCCTCCACCACCTCGACTTCGCCCGGCGCCAGACCGCGCTCTTCGTCCTCGGCCGCGGCCAGGTAGGACAGGAAGCCGGAGAGCGTCGCCCCCGGGGTCTCCCCGCTGAAGCGGGCCGCCACGTCCCCCAGGGCGTCCAGGTGACCCCGGGCCAGGCCCGCGTCGCCGGCGCCGTCCCGGCCGGCCCGGACCGCGACCTCCACGTCCAGGCCGATGGTCCGCTCGATGTCCGCGATCAGGTCCGGCAGTGCCTGGTCCAGCCGGTAGCGCAGCAGCGCCAACTCCAGCCCGTACGCGCGCAACCGCGCGAAGCCCTCCGCCGAGTACGCCTGCGCCGGGCCGAGATCGGCCAGCGCCTCCACCAGGGTCGCCTCGTCCAGCAGGTCGGGGCTGATCTCCGAGGTGTCGTCGGCGGCAACCTGTCGCCGGGCGTTGGCGATGGCCCGGGCCCGCTTGTGCAACGCCACCAGGTCACGCGGCCCGATCCGCCAACGGGCGCCGGTGAGCAACCGCAGCAGCGCGGCACCGTCGGTCGGGTCGGCCAGCACCCGCAGCGTGCAGACCACGTCGCGTACCTCGGGGGTGTCCAGCAGGCCACCCAGCCCGACCACCTCGACCGGGAGACCGCGCTCGCGCAGTGCCGACTCGATCGCCGGGATCTGGCTGCGGACGCGCACCAGCACTGCCGTCGTCGGGCGTTGCGCCACCGGGATGTGCTCGGGGGCCGCGCCCGGCATCCGGGCCGCCCCACGCCAGGCCGCGAGCACGCTGTCGGCGAGCCAGTCGGCCTCGTCGGCGTACGTGGGCAGCATCGCGCAGTGCACAGTGCCGCCGGCCGCACCGCCGGGGCTGCGGTGTGGGATCGGGTCCCGGACGGTCAGCGCGGAGC
This portion of the Micromonospora zamorensis genome encodes:
- a CDS encoding transcription antiterminator/RNA stability regulator CspE; translation: MAIGTVKWFNADKGFGFITPDGGGADVFAHFSAIQSSGYRSLDENQRVEFEVTQGQKGPQAENIRPL
- a CDS encoding RrF2 family transcriptional regulator → MYVSARSDYALRAMLAVAAASRGGGGSGGGELVKAASLAEVQDIPLSFLQGILLDLRRAGLLHSHRGADGGYALTRPADGITVGDVLRAVGGSLTTVRGLPAERAGYHGVAAGLTDVWLAVHGAIATVVDSTTLADLLTRNSTDHAPTTS
- a CDS encoding DEAD/DEAH box helicase, which encodes MTTVIPSFAHTGLAPALLTALTAQGINEPFPIQSATLPDSLAGRDVLGRGRTGSGKTLAFGLALLSRTAGRKARPGRPLALVLVPTRELAQQVTTALAPYARAVGLRCTTVVGGLSLQRQADALRAGAEVVVATPGRLHDLINRGDARLDQVEITVLDEADQMADMGFLPQVTKLLEQVAPQGQRMLFSATLDGGVDRLVRRFLSNPVTHSVDPGTATVTAMTHHVLHVDALDKPDALTRIAAREGRTILFMGTKHRADRLARQLLSKGVRAAALHGGKSQPQRTRILEQFRNGQVTALVATDVAARGIHVDGLDMVVNVDPPTEAKDYLHRGGRTARAGESGSVVTLVLPEQRRDMSRLMATAGIRPESVQVRSDGEALARVTGAREPSGVPVTIVAPPAPAARGGRGVGGTATDGGARPTHRASGRSRRPRRPRTV
- a CDS encoding ATP-dependent helicase, whose product is MTQPTLFGAGPAPTPRLADSGPRYTPVELAKLLRLPAPTREQAAIIAAPVEPLLVVAGAGSGKTETMAARVVWLVANSYVRPEQILGLTFTRKAAGELAHRVRTRLDQLIRRVGRQGRDPLDDPLAGEPTVSTYHSYAGRIVTEHGLRAGYEPSTRLLTEASRWQLVDLLVRNYDGDMSEVDRMPSTITDAVLALAGELDEHLVAPDQLAAWTGRFFAEVQSRPGRVYADVRKALALQQTRLRLLPLVRAYARRKEDFEAMDFADQLARAARVARDHPGVGQIERDRFRVVLLDEYQDTSHAQVVLLNALFGGGHPVTAVGDPCQSIYGWRGASAGTLDRFPTEFARADGQPAQALGLTTSWRNRPEILRVANALSTPLRAAGAQVPELRSALTVRDPIPHRSPGGAAGGTVHCAMLPTYADEADWLADSVLAAWRGAARMPGAAPEHIPVAQRPTTAVLVRVRSQIPAIESALRERGLPVEVVGLGGLLDTPEVRDVVCTLRVLADPTDGAALLRLLTGARWRIGPRDLVALHKRARAIANARRQVAADDTSEISPDLLDEATLVEALADLGPAQAYSAEGFARLRAYGLELALLRYRLDQALPDLIADIERTIGLDVEVAVRAGRDGAGDAGLARGHLDALGDVAARFSGETPGATLSGFLSYLAAAEDEERGLAPGEVEVVEGAVQVVTAHAAKGLEWDVVAVAGLSRGLWPGPVRNSDHWLGGLGVLPFPLRGDADGLPELALDEAADQRAVARAVTDFTDAWRAHDEREERRLTYVAVTRPRRLLLCSGYWWGEGTKRPRGPSVFLREVYDACLDGGPGHLIDVWAPEPTPDATNPTAEVVLRAEWPADPLGGRRPALAEAAGLVRRLMTDGPASVVAGPVGSVVDGPMVTVEPEVDPEVARWQREADLLLAERAELTRLSGAVEVALPGQLSVTQLVALRRDPAGLARTLRRPVPTEPNPYARRGTAFHAWLEQRFGADRLLDLDELPGAADADAAPDEALVELQERFLASEWADRSPVEVEVPFATVIAGVVVRGRMDAVFARPGGRFDVVDWKTGAQPTGPAADVAAVQLAVYRLAWAELAGVPVDRVGAAFHYVRHGVTVRPADLLDVTGLTAMIAQLPEDSAQA